A section of the Pygocentrus nattereri isolate fPygNat1 chromosome 18, fPygNat1.pri, whole genome shotgun sequence genome encodes:
- the inpp5kb gene encoding inositol polyphosphate 5-phosphatase K isoform X3, with protein MSTGALRNRRRNHACRLHMLTWNVATAEPPDDVRSLLQLDSDSPADLFVIGLQEVRATPVKYVSDLIAEDSWSHLFMNTLGPNGFVKVTSVRMQGLLLIVFARQVHLPFIRDIQSTYTRTGIFGYWGNKGGVSVRFSFYGHMLCFLNCHLAAHMNYAVQRVDEFEYILDSQDFDFYNTPHVLDHKVVFWFGDLNFRIADHGLHFLRSSINSGRFNLLWSKDQLLMMKQKEPLLQQFEEGPLQFKPTYKFDRFSETYDTSAQKTWLGFNGKKRKPAWTDRILWRIKPTDEEECGSIADDEELPVKVTQDIYTCDPSYGVSDHKPVIGTFNLELQKKVETPLVCVSAEGQWSADEDAVLTYTIQEKFDACTSDWIGLYKIGFRSALDYIAFVWVKEDAIADVDEVVQLSMKRDDLPLLAGDYILGYFSRNMQSLVGLSPPFQIMESTLALLEGLVPENINGLDK; from the exons ATGAGCACTGGAGCTCTAAGAAACAGACGACGAAACCATGCCTGCAG aCTGCACATGCTGACATGGAACGTCGCTACAGCAGAGCCTCCAGATGACGTAAGGTCACTGTTGCAGCTGGATTCTGACTCCCCTGCTGACCTTTTTGTGATTGG TCTGCAGGAGGTGAGAGCCACTCCAGTAAAGTATGTCTCTGATCTGATAGCAGAAGACTCATGGAGCCACCTCTTCATGAACACCCTGGGGCCAAATGGCTTTGTCAAG GTGACCTCTGTGAGGATGCAGGGTCTCCTCCTGATTGTCTTTGCTAGGCAGGTGCATCTTCCCTTTATTCGGGACATCCAGAGCACATACACCCGCACCGGCATTTTTGGCTATTGG GGGAATAAAGGTGGTGTGTCAGTGCGTTTCTCCTTCTATGGGCACATGCTTTGCTTTCTGAACTGTCACCTGGCAGCGCATATGAACTATGCTGTGCAGCGTGTGGATGAGTTTGAGTATATCCTGGACTCACAAGACTTTGACTTCTACAACACGCCGCATGTGCTTGACCACAA GGTAGTGTTCTGGTTTGGTGACTTGAACTTCCGCATCGCAGACCATGGCCTGCACTTCCTGCGCTCCTCCATCAACAGCGGCCGCTTCAATCTGCTGTGGAGCAAAGACCAA CTGCTGATGATGAAGCAGAAGGAGCCGCTACTGCAGCAGTTTGAGGAAGGGCCTCTGCAATTCAAACCCACATACAAATTCGACCGCTTCTCTGAGACGTATGACACAAG CGCGCAGAAGACATGGCTTGGTTTTAA TGGGAAGAAGCGCAAGCCGGCCTGGACAGATCGGATCCTGTGGCGGATAAAACCCACAGATGAGGAGGAGTGTGGGTCGATAGCAGACGATGAAGAATTGCCCGTGAAGGTGACTCAGGACATATACACCTGTGATCCATCCTATGGAGTCAGTGATCACAAACCTGTCATCGGCACCTTTAACCTGGAG cTGCAGAAGAAAGTGGAGACGccactggtgtgtgtgagtgcagaaGGCCAGTGGAGCGCTGATGAAGACGCAGTGCTCACTTACACCATTCAGGAGAAGTTTGACGCTTGCACCTCAGACTGGATTGGCCTCTACAAG ATTGGCTTTAGAAGTGCCTTGGATTATATCGCCTTTGTCTGGGTCAAGGAGGATGCGATCGCTGATGTTGATGAAGTTGTTCAG CTAAGCATGAAGAGAGATGACCTCCCCCTGCTGGCAGGGGATTACATTCTGGGCTACTTCAGCAGAAACATGCAGTCCCTGGTGGGCCTCAGCCCTCCTTTTCAG ATAATGGAGTCTACACTGGCTCTGCTGGAGGGCCTGGTGCCTGAAAACATTAACGGACTGGACAAGTAA
- the inpp5kb gene encoding inositol polyphosphate 5-phosphatase K isoform X1 produces MAGVLEGPRLRSDSNSSTASSRTLLRQRLSQLLTCVEDLSSDDEATEEVSRTLDEAFQLCGRYSGEFFRLHMLTWNVATAEPPDDVRSLLQLDSDSPADLFVIGLQEVRATPVKYVSDLIAEDSWSHLFMNTLGPNGFVKVTSVRMQGLLLIVFARQVHLPFIRDIQSTYTRTGIFGYWGNKGGVSVRFSFYGHMLCFLNCHLAAHMNYAVQRVDEFEYILDSQDFDFYNTPHVLDHKVVFWFGDLNFRIADHGLHFLRSSINSGRFNLLWSKDQLLMMKQKEPLLQQFEEGPLQFKPTYKFDRFSETYDTSAQKTWLGFNGKKRKPAWTDRILWRIKPTDEEECGSIADDEELPVKVTQDIYTCDPSYGVSDHKPVIGTFNLELQKKVETPLVCVSAEGQWSADEDAVLTYTIQEKFDACTSDWIGLYKIGFRSALDYIAFVWVKEDAIADVDEVVQLSMKRDDLPLLAGDYILGYFSRNMQSLVGLSPPFQIMESTLALLEGLVPENINGLDK; encoded by the exons ATGGCGGGAGTTTTGGAAGGTCCGCGGTTGCGTTCGGATAGCAACTCCAGCACGGCGTCCAGCAGAACATTGCTGCGCCAGAGGCTCTCTCAACTCCTCACATGTGTGGAGGACCTCAGCTCTGATGATGAGGCCACTGAGGAGGTGTCTCGCACCCTGGATGAAGCCTTCCAGCTTTGTGGGCGATATAGTGGAGAGTTCTTCAG aCTGCACATGCTGACATGGAACGTCGCTACAGCAGAGCCTCCAGATGACGTAAGGTCACTGTTGCAGCTGGATTCTGACTCCCCTGCTGACCTTTTTGTGATTGG TCTGCAGGAGGTGAGAGCCACTCCAGTAAAGTATGTCTCTGATCTGATAGCAGAAGACTCATGGAGCCACCTCTTCATGAACACCCTGGGGCCAAATGGCTTTGTCAAG GTGACCTCTGTGAGGATGCAGGGTCTCCTCCTGATTGTCTTTGCTAGGCAGGTGCATCTTCCCTTTATTCGGGACATCCAGAGCACATACACCCGCACCGGCATTTTTGGCTATTGG GGGAATAAAGGTGGTGTGTCAGTGCGTTTCTCCTTCTATGGGCACATGCTTTGCTTTCTGAACTGTCACCTGGCAGCGCATATGAACTATGCTGTGCAGCGTGTGGATGAGTTTGAGTATATCCTGGACTCACAAGACTTTGACTTCTACAACACGCCGCATGTGCTTGACCACAA GGTAGTGTTCTGGTTTGGTGACTTGAACTTCCGCATCGCAGACCATGGCCTGCACTTCCTGCGCTCCTCCATCAACAGCGGCCGCTTCAATCTGCTGTGGAGCAAAGACCAA CTGCTGATGATGAAGCAGAAGGAGCCGCTACTGCAGCAGTTTGAGGAAGGGCCTCTGCAATTCAAACCCACATACAAATTCGACCGCTTCTCTGAGACGTATGACACAAG CGCGCAGAAGACATGGCTTGGTTTTAA TGGGAAGAAGCGCAAGCCGGCCTGGACAGATCGGATCCTGTGGCGGATAAAACCCACAGATGAGGAGGAGTGTGGGTCGATAGCAGACGATGAAGAATTGCCCGTGAAGGTGACTCAGGACATATACACCTGTGATCCATCCTATGGAGTCAGTGATCACAAACCTGTCATCGGCACCTTTAACCTGGAG cTGCAGAAGAAAGTGGAGACGccactggtgtgtgtgagtgcagaaGGCCAGTGGAGCGCTGATGAAGACGCAGTGCTCACTTACACCATTCAGGAGAAGTTTGACGCTTGCACCTCAGACTGGATTGGCCTCTACAAG ATTGGCTTTAGAAGTGCCTTGGATTATATCGCCTTTGTCTGGGTCAAGGAGGATGCGATCGCTGATGTTGATGAAGTTGTTCAG CTAAGCATGAAGAGAGATGACCTCCCCCTGCTGGCAGGGGATTACATTCTGGGCTACTTCAGCAGAAACATGCAGTCCCTGGTGGGCCTCAGCCCTCCTTTTCAG ATAATGGAGTCTACACTGGCTCTGCTGGAGGGCCTGGTGCCTGAAAACATTAACGGACTGGACAAGTAA
- the inpp5kb gene encoding inositol polyphosphate 5-phosphatase K isoform X2, with protein MAGVLEGPRLRSDSNSSTASSRTLLRQRLSQLLTCVEDLSSDDEATEEVSRTLDEAFQLCGRYSGEFFRLHMLTWNVATAEPPDDVRSLLQLDSDSPADLFVIGLQEVRATPVKYVSDLIAEDSWSHLFMNTLGPNGFVKVTSVRMQGLLLIVFARQVHLPFIRDIQSTYTRTGIFGYWGNKGGVSVRFSFYGHMLCFLNCHLAAHMNYAVQRVDEFEYILDSQDFDFYNTPHVLDHKVVFWFGDLNFRIADHGLHFLRSSINSGRFNLLWSKDQLLMMKQKEPLLQQFEEGPLQFKPTYKFDRFSETYDTSGKKRKPAWTDRILWRIKPTDEEECGSIADDEELPVKVTQDIYTCDPSYGVSDHKPVIGTFNLELQKKVETPLVCVSAEGQWSADEDAVLTYTIQEKFDACTSDWIGLYKIGFRSALDYIAFVWVKEDAIADVDEVVQLSMKRDDLPLLAGDYILGYFSRNMQSLVGLSPPFQIMESTLALLEGLVPENINGLDK; from the exons ATGGCGGGAGTTTTGGAAGGTCCGCGGTTGCGTTCGGATAGCAACTCCAGCACGGCGTCCAGCAGAACATTGCTGCGCCAGAGGCTCTCTCAACTCCTCACATGTGTGGAGGACCTCAGCTCTGATGATGAGGCCACTGAGGAGGTGTCTCGCACCCTGGATGAAGCCTTCCAGCTTTGTGGGCGATATAGTGGAGAGTTCTTCAG aCTGCACATGCTGACATGGAACGTCGCTACAGCAGAGCCTCCAGATGACGTAAGGTCACTGTTGCAGCTGGATTCTGACTCCCCTGCTGACCTTTTTGTGATTGG TCTGCAGGAGGTGAGAGCCACTCCAGTAAAGTATGTCTCTGATCTGATAGCAGAAGACTCATGGAGCCACCTCTTCATGAACACCCTGGGGCCAAATGGCTTTGTCAAG GTGACCTCTGTGAGGATGCAGGGTCTCCTCCTGATTGTCTTTGCTAGGCAGGTGCATCTTCCCTTTATTCGGGACATCCAGAGCACATACACCCGCACCGGCATTTTTGGCTATTGG GGGAATAAAGGTGGTGTGTCAGTGCGTTTCTCCTTCTATGGGCACATGCTTTGCTTTCTGAACTGTCACCTGGCAGCGCATATGAACTATGCTGTGCAGCGTGTGGATGAGTTTGAGTATATCCTGGACTCACAAGACTTTGACTTCTACAACACGCCGCATGTGCTTGACCACAA GGTAGTGTTCTGGTTTGGTGACTTGAACTTCCGCATCGCAGACCATGGCCTGCACTTCCTGCGCTCCTCCATCAACAGCGGCCGCTTCAATCTGCTGTGGAGCAAAGACCAA CTGCTGATGATGAAGCAGAAGGAGCCGCTACTGCAGCAGTTTGAGGAAGGGCCTCTGCAATTCAAACCCACATACAAATTCGACCGCTTCTCTGAGACGTATGACACAAG TGGGAAGAAGCGCAAGCCGGCCTGGACAGATCGGATCCTGTGGCGGATAAAACCCACAGATGAGGAGGAGTGTGGGTCGATAGCAGACGATGAAGAATTGCCCGTGAAGGTGACTCAGGACATATACACCTGTGATCCATCCTATGGAGTCAGTGATCACAAACCTGTCATCGGCACCTTTAACCTGGAG cTGCAGAAGAAAGTGGAGACGccactggtgtgtgtgagtgcagaaGGCCAGTGGAGCGCTGATGAAGACGCAGTGCTCACTTACACCATTCAGGAGAAGTTTGACGCTTGCACCTCAGACTGGATTGGCCTCTACAAG ATTGGCTTTAGAAGTGCCTTGGATTATATCGCCTTTGTCTGGGTCAAGGAGGATGCGATCGCTGATGTTGATGAAGTTGTTCAG CTAAGCATGAAGAGAGATGACCTCCCCCTGCTGGCAGGGGATTACATTCTGGGCTACTTCAGCAGAAACATGCAGTCCCTGGTGGGCCTCAGCCCTCCTTTTCAG ATAATGGAGTCTACACTGGCTCTGCTGGAGGGCCTGGTGCCTGAAAACATTAACGGACTGGACAAGTAA
- the inpp5kb gene encoding phosphatidylinositol 4,5-bisphosphate 5-phosphatase A isoform X4, producing MLTWNVATAEPPDDVRSLLQLDSDSPADLFVIGLQEVRATPVKYVSDLIAEDSWSHLFMNTLGPNGFVKVTSVRMQGLLLIVFARQVHLPFIRDIQSTYTRTGIFGYWGNKGGVSVRFSFYGHMLCFLNCHLAAHMNYAVQRVDEFEYILDSQDFDFYNTPHVLDHKVVFWFGDLNFRIADHGLHFLRSSINSGRFNLLWSKDQLLMMKQKEPLLQQFEEGPLQFKPTYKFDRFSETYDTSAQKTWLGFNGKKRKPAWTDRILWRIKPTDEEECGSIADDEELPVKVTQDIYTCDPSYGVSDHKPVIGTFNLELQKKVETPLVCVSAEGQWSADEDAVLTYTIQEKFDACTSDWIGLYKIGFRSALDYIAFVWVKEDAIADVDEVVQLSMKRDDLPLLAGDYILGYFSRNMQSLVGLSPPFQIMESTLALLEGLVPENINGLDK from the exons ATGCTGACATGGAACGTCGCTACAGCAGAGCCTCCAGATGACGTAAGGTCACTGTTGCAGCTGGATTCTGACTCCCCTGCTGACCTTTTTGTGATTGG TCTGCAGGAGGTGAGAGCCACTCCAGTAAAGTATGTCTCTGATCTGATAGCAGAAGACTCATGGAGCCACCTCTTCATGAACACCCTGGGGCCAAATGGCTTTGTCAAG GTGACCTCTGTGAGGATGCAGGGTCTCCTCCTGATTGTCTTTGCTAGGCAGGTGCATCTTCCCTTTATTCGGGACATCCAGAGCACATACACCCGCACCGGCATTTTTGGCTATTGG GGGAATAAAGGTGGTGTGTCAGTGCGTTTCTCCTTCTATGGGCACATGCTTTGCTTTCTGAACTGTCACCTGGCAGCGCATATGAACTATGCTGTGCAGCGTGTGGATGAGTTTGAGTATATCCTGGACTCACAAGACTTTGACTTCTACAACACGCCGCATGTGCTTGACCACAA GGTAGTGTTCTGGTTTGGTGACTTGAACTTCCGCATCGCAGACCATGGCCTGCACTTCCTGCGCTCCTCCATCAACAGCGGCCGCTTCAATCTGCTGTGGAGCAAAGACCAA CTGCTGATGATGAAGCAGAAGGAGCCGCTACTGCAGCAGTTTGAGGAAGGGCCTCTGCAATTCAAACCCACATACAAATTCGACCGCTTCTCTGAGACGTATGACACAAG CGCGCAGAAGACATGGCTTGGTTTTAA TGGGAAGAAGCGCAAGCCGGCCTGGACAGATCGGATCCTGTGGCGGATAAAACCCACAGATGAGGAGGAGTGTGGGTCGATAGCAGACGATGAAGAATTGCCCGTGAAGGTGACTCAGGACATATACACCTGTGATCCATCCTATGGAGTCAGTGATCACAAACCTGTCATCGGCACCTTTAACCTGGAG cTGCAGAAGAAAGTGGAGACGccactggtgtgtgtgagtgcagaaGGCCAGTGGAGCGCTGATGAAGACGCAGTGCTCACTTACACCATTCAGGAGAAGTTTGACGCTTGCACCTCAGACTGGATTGGCCTCTACAAG ATTGGCTTTAGAAGTGCCTTGGATTATATCGCCTTTGTCTGGGTCAAGGAGGATGCGATCGCTGATGTTGATGAAGTTGTTCAG CTAAGCATGAAGAGAGATGACCTCCCCCTGCTGGCAGGGGATTACATTCTGGGCTACTTCAGCAGAAACATGCAGTCCCTGGTGGGCCTCAGCCCTCCTTTTCAG ATAATGGAGTCTACACTGGCTCTGCTGGAGGGCCTGGTGCCTGAAAACATTAACGGACTGGACAAGTAA